The following are from one region of the Cyanobium gracile PCC 6307 genome:
- a CDS encoding cupin domain-containing protein → MALSRAGFSRTGLSRTVELVPVQRTLHGDALFSAPRTSDETLIAEIARGDAFELFCHRFQTDQLLVLRGAIDLVVLQNRQLRRIPLREDEATWVCIPPGVPHGAINRGRIPALLVNAVLRHGPSDPRDYEPHPVPPRFRSQWRRLAVA, encoded by the coding sequence ATGGCCCTGTCCCGAGCTGGCTTCTCCCGAACCGGCCTGTCCCGAACCGTCGAGCTCGTCCCCGTCCAGCGCACCCTCCACGGTGACGCCCTATTCTCCGCGCCCCGCACCAGCGACGAAACCCTGATCGCCGAGATCGCCAGGGGCGACGCCTTCGAGCTGTTCTGCCACCGCTTCCAGACCGATCAGCTGCTGGTGCTGCGGGGGGCGATCGACCTGGTCGTGCTGCAGAACCGCCAGCTGCGCCGCATCCCCCTGCGGGAGGACGAGGCCACCTGGGTCTGCATTCCACCCGGGGTGCCCCACGGCGCCATCAACCGGGGCCGGATCCCCGCCCTGCTGGTCAATGCCGTGCTCCGCCACGGACCCAGTGACCCGAGGGATTACGAACCCCATCCGGTTCCGCCCAGGTTCCGCAGCCAGTGGCGCCGGCTGGCGGTCGCCTAG
- a CDS encoding phosphotransferase enzyme family protein, with protein sequence MPGRHAIIRTCATGERPMTLGESDGALVSIAEAFDLPGRVRSLEPLGSGNVNESFVVVCDGPPVQRFVLQRLNRRVFARPDLVMANILALGDHVERRLAQGGSPLGERRWEVPRVVRCRADQRPWVEREDGFWRLITFVESSRSFDLVTSAEQAREVGAGLGLFHHLISDLSPERLADTLEGFHITPRYLEQYDTVLADAGAAAGSDVSHCRAFVEERRGFASVLEVARASGRLRLRPIHGDPKVSNVMLETGSGRAVALVDLDTVKPGLIHYDIGDCLRSCCNPLGEETADFEAVRFDVDLCRAVLGGYLSAASGFLTEADYDHLYAAIRLISFELGLRFFTDHLAGNVYFRTERPDHNLQRALVQFRLTASIEAQERSILAVIDELRAGGAGAP encoded by the coding sequence ATGCCGGGCCGGCATGCCATCATCCGCACCTGCGCCACCGGTGAGCGGCCCATGACCCTGGGGGAATCCGACGGCGCCCTGGTCTCCATCGCCGAGGCCTTCGATCTTCCCGGACGGGTGCGCAGCCTTGAACCCCTCGGCAGCGGCAACGTCAACGAGAGCTTCGTCGTCGTCTGCGACGGCCCGCCCGTGCAGCGGTTTGTCCTGCAGCGCCTCAACAGGCGTGTGTTTGCGCGGCCCGACCTTGTGATGGCCAACATTCTCGCCCTCGGGGACCACGTCGAGCGGCGCCTGGCTCAGGGGGGCTCCCCCCTGGGGGAGCGGCGCTGGGAGGTTCCCCGGGTGGTACGTTGCCGCGCCGACCAGCGGCCCTGGGTGGAGCGGGAGGACGGCTTCTGGCGCCTGATCACCTTCGTCGAATCCTCGCGGAGCTTCGATCTGGTCACCAGTGCGGAACAGGCCCGGGAGGTGGGCGCCGGTCTGGGTCTGTTCCACCACCTGATCAGTGATCTGTCGCCGGAGCGGCTGGCCGACACCCTGGAGGGCTTCCACATCACCCCTCGGTATCTGGAGCAGTACGACACCGTGCTGGCCGACGCGGGGGCCGCGGCGGGGAGCGACGTCAGCCATTGCCGGGCCTTCGTGGAGGAGCGACGGGGCTTCGCGTCGGTGCTGGAGGTGGCCAGGGCCAGCGGCCGTCTGCGGCTTCGCCCAATTCACGGGGATCCCAAGGTCAGCAACGTGATGCTGGAGACCGGCTCCGGCCGGGCCGTGGCCCTGGTGGATCTCGATACGGTGAAACCCGGGCTGATCCACTACGACATCGGTGACTGCCTGCGCTCCTGCTGCAACCCCCTCGGGGAGGAGACGGCGGATTTCGAGGCCGTCCGCTTCGATGTGGATCTCTGCCGTGCGGTGCTGGGGGGCTACCTCTCCGCCGCCTCAGGCTTTCTCACCGAGGCCGACTACGACCATCTCTATGCCGCGATCCGCCTGATCAGCTTCGAGCTCGGCCTTCGCTTCTTCACCGATCACCTGGCTGGAAACGTCTACTTCCGGACGGAGCGGCCCGACCACAACCTGCAACGGGCCCTGGTGCAGTTCCGACTGACGGCCAGCATCGAGGCCCAGGAGCGATCGATCCTCGCGGTGATCGACGAGCTCCGGGCCGGCGGTGCCGGCGCCCCCTGA
- a CDS encoding thermonuclease family protein: MPGHRLPSLLILLALLPAGPAAAAPAFRATVLSIGDGDTLRVRRGQERITIRLACIDAPETAQSPWGQQARQALLMRLPVGRPVTIQPHSTDRFGRTVAEVIRDTNINLAVVEDGLAFAYRHYLAGCDGAAYLEAEERARRQGLGVWRVPGGITRPWDFRRGRRSARIPDGTTPDGRRHHCSQISSHARAQELLRQGHGYLDGDGDGEACESLRS, translated from the coding sequence ATGCCCGGCCACCGGTTGCCGTCGCTGCTGATCCTGCTGGCCCTGTTGCCGGCCGGGCCCGCGGCAGCGGCGCCGGCCTTCCGTGCCACCGTGCTCTCGATCGGCGATGGCGACACCCTGCGGGTGCGCCGCGGCCAGGAGCGGATCACGATCCGCCTGGCCTGCATCGATGCCCCCGAAACGGCCCAGAGCCCCTGGGGCCAGCAGGCGCGCCAGGCCCTCCTGATGCGCCTGCCCGTGGGCCGGCCGGTGACGATCCAACCCCACAGCACCGACCGCTTCGGACGCACGGTGGCCGAGGTGATCCGTGACACCAACATCAACCTGGCCGTGGTGGAGGACGGCCTGGCCTTCGCCTACCGGCACTATCTCGCCGGCTGCGACGGGGCGGCCTACCTGGAGGCCGAGGAACGGGCCCGCCGCCAGGGGCTCGGTGTCTGGCGGGTGCCGGGTGGGATCACCCGGCCCTGGGACTTCCGGCGCGGCCGCCGCTCCGCCCGGATCCCCGATGGCACCACCCCCGACGGCCGCCGCCACCACTGCAGCCAGATCAGCTCCCATGCCAGGGCCCAGGAGCTGCTGCGCCAGGGCCACGGCTATCTGGATGGCGACGGCGACGGGGAGGCCTGCGAAAGCCTGCGCTCCTAG
- a CDS encoding Nif11-like leader peptide family natural product precursor, whose amino-acid sequence MSLDQARSFLARMQDDQALRAEVLAAATADDVAQIAAGRGFDFSGDELLRLSGKKVGRVTVTKQDIPGEYN is encoded by the coding sequence ATGAGCCTTGATCAGGCGCGCTCCTTCCTGGCCCGCATGCAGGACGACCAGGCCCTGCGCGCCGAGGTGCTGGCCGCCGCCACCGCCGACGACGTCGCCCAGATCGCCGCCGGCAGGGGCTTCGACTTCTCGGGCGATGAGTTGCTGCGCCTGTCGGGGAAGAAGGTCGGTCGGGTCACGGTGACCAAGCAGGACATCCCCGGGGAATACAACTGA
- a CDS encoding nicotinamide phosphoribosyltransferase domain-containing protein, giving the protein MDFNLLLDTDSYKGSHWLQYPPDLTAMGAYMESRGGENPDTLFFGLQMLLQDTLERPVTRGDVEGPPTSGAPTACPSITGAGSVCSASTAAACPCGSGPSPRAAACPPATC; this is encoded by the coding sequence ATGGACTTCAATCTTCTGCTCGACACCGACAGCTACAAAGGCAGCCACTGGCTCCAGTACCCCCCCGATCTGACCGCCATGGGGGCCTACATGGAAAGCCGCGGCGGCGAGAACCCCGACACCCTGTTCTTCGGCCTGCAGATGCTGCTGCAGGACACCCTGGAGCGACCCGTCACCCGGGGCGATGTGGAGGGGCCGCCGACCTCTGGAGCGCCCACGGCCTGCCCTTCAATCACCGGGGCTGGCAGCGTCTGCTCAGCGTCCACGGCGGCCGCCTGCCCCTGCGGATCCGGGCCGTCCCCGAGGGCAGCCGCGTGCCCACCGGCAACGTGCTAA
- a CDS encoding phosphoribosyltransferase: MVLRAPLWTSRHQAGLALADVFADRQGLRGDTTLVALPRGGVPVAAAMASRLGLPLVTWSVRKVADPSWPELAIGAVAAGGVVVWRNGARGRQRATTATEHGWLRAQELELERRQRLFGDPPGDQLRGRHLIVVDDGIATGMTVKAALLSLRRMHPASLALAVPVVDREVAGELGRLVERLEALAVVGDLQAVGLWYEHFEQLSDGQVLALLQGCRAGMPSSAPAPPVSGP; this comes from the coding sequence ATGGTGCTCCGCGCTCCCCTCTGGACCAGCCGCCACCAGGCGGGCCTCGCCCTGGCCGATGTCTTCGCCGATCGTCAGGGCCTCCGCGGCGACACCACCCTGGTGGCCCTGCCCAGGGGTGGTGTGCCGGTGGCGGCCGCGATGGCGTCGCGTCTGGGGCTGCCCCTGGTGACCTGGTCGGTGCGCAAGGTCGCCGATCCCAGCTGGCCCGAGCTGGCGATCGGGGCCGTCGCCGCCGGCGGCGTGGTGGTCTGGCGCAACGGGGCACGGGGCCGGCAGCGGGCCACCACGGCAACGGAGCACGGCTGGCTGCGGGCCCAGGAGCTGGAACTGGAACGGCGGCAGCGCCTTTTCGGGGACCCACCAGGTGATCAGCTGCGCGGCCGGCACCTGATCGTGGTGGACGACGGCATCGCCACCGGCATGACGGTCAAGGCGGCGCTGCTGTCCTTGCGCCGGATGCACCCGGCCTCCCTGGCCCTGGCGGTGCCGGTGGTGGATCGGGAGGTTGCCGGCGAACTGGGCCGCCTGGTGGAACGCCTGGAGGCCCTGGCCGTCGTCGGCGACCTGCAGGCCGTCGGGCTGTGGTACGAGCACTTCGAGCAGCTCAGCGACGGGCAGGTGCTCGCCCTCCTGCAGGGATGCCGGGCCGGCATGCCATCATCCGCACCTGCGCCACCGGTGAGCGGCCCATGA
- a CDS encoding superoxide dismutase has translation MVLLPLLRVLRACGLAALVALVALAVCVADPGPALAAFVLPPLPYPADALAPAIEPTTMTIHHDRHHGAYVANLNARITDHPELEGMALEDLQGRISRYPAAVRNNGGGHYNHSLFWRVMAPPGQGGAPSPQLGAAITAAFGSPEALQQRFARAAADRFGSGWTWLIRRPDGSLAIASTANQDNPLMDLPGIERGVPLLGLDVWEHAYYLDYQNRRPDYIAAWWSLVNWNEVNRRFAAGGGPTTASES, from the coding sequence ATGGTCCTGCTTCCGTTACTTCGGGTTCTGCGGGCCTGCGGCCTGGCCGCCCTGGTGGCCTTGGTGGCCCTGGCGGTGTGCGTAGCCGACCCGGGGCCGGCGCTGGCCGCCTTTGTGCTGCCGCCGCTGCCCTACCCGGCCGATGCCCTGGCTCCGGCGATCGAGCCCACCACCATGACGATCCACCACGACCGCCACCACGGCGCCTATGTGGCCAACCTCAACGCCCGGATCACCGACCACCCCGAGCTGGAGGGGATGGCACTGGAGGACCTGCAGGGCCGGATCTCCCGCTACCCGGCCGCCGTGCGCAACAACGGCGGCGGCCACTACAACCATTCCCTCTTCTGGCGGGTGATGGCGCCCCCGGGCCAGGGCGGTGCGCCTTCCCCGCAGCTGGGGGCCGCGATCACCGCGGCCTTCGGCTCGCCCGAAGCCCTGCAGCAGCGCTTCGCCCGGGCGGCGGCCGACCGCTTCGGTTCGGGATGGACCTGGCTGATCCGCCGACCCGATGGGTCCCTGGCGATCGCCAGCACCGCCAACCAGGACAACCCGCTGATGGATCTGCCGGGGATCGAGCGGGGTGTGCCCCTGCTGGGTCTGGATGTGTGGGAGCACGCCTACTACCTCGACTACCAGAACCGCCGGCCGGACTACATCGCCGCCTGGTGGTCGCTGGTGAACTGGAACGAGGTGAACCGGCGCTTCGCCGCTGGCGGCGGGCCGACAACCGCGAGTGAATCCTGA
- a CDS encoding methyltransferase family protein, translating to MPIREVTMPNALAERLTAWGFSWAGLRDNRRGEWWLVAQIALIVAHLLPATPPPASLGLTWPLPVRLGGLALFILGLVLAGQGALNLGASLSPLPEPMADAPLVTTGAYGRCRHPLYQSLILCSLGVTVALGSLLHLGLMLGLVVVLGFKARREEARLVLLHPEYDAYRRSTAAILPGLPWLDWRSA from the coding sequence ATGCCGATCCGCGAGGTCACGATGCCGAATGCCCTGGCCGAAAGGCTCACCGCCTGGGGCTTCTCCTGGGCGGGTCTGCGTGACAACCGCCGCGGCGAGTGGTGGCTGGTCGCCCAGATAGCTCTGATTGTTGCCCACCTGCTGCCGGCCACCCCACCTCCCGCCTCCCTGGGTCTGACCTGGCCGCTGCCGGTGCGCCTCGGGGGGCTGGCTCTGTTCATCCTGGGACTGGTGCTGGCCGGCCAGGGGGCCCTGAACCTGGGGGCCAGCCTCAGCCCCCTTCCCGAACCCATGGCGGACGCCCCCCTGGTGACCACCGGGGCCTACGGCCGCTGCCGCCACCCGCTCTACCAGTCCCTGATCCTCTGCTCCCTGGGCGTGACGGTGGCTCTGGGCAGCCTCCTGCATCTGGGCCTGATGCTGGGGCTGGTCGTCGTGCTCGGCTTCAAGGCGCGCCGGGAGGAGGCCCGCCTCGTCCTGCTCCATCCCGAATACGACGCCTACCGCCGGTCGACCGCCGCGATCCTTCCCGGACTGCCCTGGCTGGACTGGCGTTCCGCCTGA
- a CDS encoding nicotinate phosphoribosyltransferase yields the protein MLSVHGGRLPLRIRAVPEGSRVPTGNVLMTVESTDPALAWLVTWVETLLLRLWYPTTVATRSWHFRELLRVALERSADDPVAELPFRLHDFGSRGVSSHASAAIGGLAHLVAFRGTDTVAALVAGRRHYDGPMAGFSIPAAEHSTILAWGQEHELEAYRTMLDRFARPGAVLAVVSDAYDLWNAVDHLWGEQLREQVIASGATVVIRPDSGDPVAIVPELLRRLEARFGSRLNGKGYRVLEHVRVIQGDGITATSLPLVIEAILAAGFSVENVAFGMGGGLLQQVNRDSQRFAYKVSWVERAGRIRPVHKSPVTDPAKTSKAGVLDLIRDERGYRTVVLERAEPHPASCLQTVFENGALRRRCSLEEVRSRAMQG from the coding sequence CTGCTCAGCGTCCACGGCGGCCGCCTGCCCCTGCGGATCCGGGCCGTCCCCGAGGGCAGCCGCGTGCCCACCGGCAACGTGCTAATGACGGTGGAATCCACCGATCCGGCCCTGGCCTGGCTGGTCACCTGGGTGGAGACCCTGCTGCTGCGCCTCTGGTACCCCACCACTGTGGCCACCCGCAGCTGGCACTTCCGCGAGCTCCTGCGGGTGGCCCTGGAGCGCTCCGCCGACGACCCGGTCGCCGAACTGCCCTTCCGCCTGCACGATTTCGGCTCCCGCGGCGTCTCCAGCCACGCGAGCGCCGCCATCGGCGGCCTGGCCCACCTGGTGGCCTTCCGCGGCACCGACACCGTCGCGGCTCTGGTGGCGGGCCGGCGGCACTACGACGGCCCGATGGCCGGCTTCTCGATACCCGCCGCTGAACACTCCACGATCCTTGCCTGGGGGCAGGAGCACGAGCTGGAGGCCTACCGGACCATGCTCGACCGCTTCGCCCGGCCCGGTGCCGTGCTGGCGGTGGTCTCCGATGCCTACGACCTCTGGAATGCCGTCGACCATCTCTGGGGCGAGCAGCTGCGGGAGCAGGTGATCGCCTCTGGCGCCACCGTGGTGATCCGGCCCGATTCCGGCGATCCGGTGGCGATCGTGCCCGAGCTGCTGCGCCGTCTGGAAGCCCGTTTCGGCAGCCGGCTCAATGGCAAGGGCTACCGGGTGCTGGAGCACGTGCGGGTGATCCAGGGGGATGGCATCACCGCCACCAGCCTGCCGCTGGTGATCGAGGCGATCCTGGCGGCGGGCTTCAGCGTCGAGAACGTGGCCTTCGGGATGGGTGGCGGCCTCCTGCAGCAGGTGAACCGGGACAGCCAGCGCTTCGCCTACAAGGTGTCGTGGGTGGAGCGGGCCGGCCGGATCCGGCCGGTGCACAAGAGCCCGGTCACCGATCCCGCCAAGACCAGCAAGGCCGGCGTGCTCGACCTGATCCGCGACGAACGGGGGTATCGGACGGTGGTGCTGGAGCGAGCGGAGCCCCATCCGGCCAGCTGCCTGCAGACCGTGTTCGAAAACGGGGCACTGCGGCGGCGCTGCAGCCTCGAGGAGGTGCGCTCGCGGGCGATGCAAGGCTGA
- a CDS encoding cation-translocating P-type ATPase has product MIPPEATDWQALSGPECLRRLGVDAEGLGGSVAAERLATTGPNRLHLPPGPGRWRILLDQFSNVMLLLLLAVAAVSAALAVVDHAVPKDAIAILLIVGLTALLGYLQESRALLALRSLLDLAQPLARVRRDGSWQRLPGDQLVPGDLIRLESGDRVPADARLLEGNDLGLQESALTGEADLVSKRPEPPLAADTPLVERSNCLFLGTAVGRGRALAVVTATGMTTVLGGIATLVHAARPEPTPLQKRLADLSRRLVAWALGLVAAVVLGGWLLGGSPLALLELALSTAVAIVPEGLPAVITVSLAIGTQRMVRRAALIRHLPAVEALGSITVICTDKTGTLTQNRQVVTELRCGTLALHPGEDGEDHGWADGSHHGFRATELAPPPGAMTGLSSGNLDLLLQAGVLCNDAEPRQQGGLGDPTEVALLEIAARAGLEATSLRARHGRAAESPFRSEQRMMAVWLGDPDGRLRAPLGPPASGPRAAEGTLLLIAKGAPEVILPCCDRWLDGAGVRPLSEAQRDWWLAQARGLAASGLRLLAFAAAPRHQGAEAGLEGLVLLGLMAQRDPPRPEVPAAVARCRGAGIRPVMVTGDHPLTARSIGEAIGLAEPGSPVVQGPELEGLDAAALEALVRRTSLFARVVPEQKLRIVQALQATGAVVAMTGDGVNDAPALRQAHVGVAMGISGSDVSREAADMVLLDDNFASIVNAVEEGRQVYANIRRFVRFILGCNLGELITIGSAPLLGLALTPLQILWINLVTDGLPALALAMGPPAEDLMGQPPIEPGESIFARGLGSAILRIGVVFGALVVALMVVAARLGRPWQTMAFTTLCLAQLGHALSAGTDRPLWRTPLLANPWLLGAVLVSAALQLMLLYVAPLARFFGVTPLTAIELAACGGVSLVFIVYLELEKLWSRQRPAPCWTPHRPRQHEP; this is encoded by the coding sequence ATGATCCCTCCCGAGGCCACGGACTGGCAGGCCCTGTCCGGGCCGGAATGCCTGCGCCGGCTTGGGGTCGACGCCGAGGGTCTGGGCGGGAGCGTCGCGGCCGAACGTCTGGCCACCACAGGCCCCAACCGGCTGCACCTGCCGCCGGGCCCGGGGCGCTGGCGGATCCTGCTGGATCAGTTCAGCAACGTGATGCTGCTCCTGCTCCTGGCGGTGGCGGCGGTGTCGGCCGCTCTGGCCGTGGTGGATCACGCCGTCCCCAAGGATGCGATCGCGATCCTGCTCATCGTGGGGCTCACCGCCCTGCTCGGCTACCTGCAGGAGAGCCGGGCGCTGCTGGCCCTGCGCAGCCTGCTGGACCTTGCCCAGCCCCTGGCGCGCGTCCGTCGCGACGGGAGCTGGCAGCGCCTTCCCGGAGACCAGCTGGTGCCGGGGGACCTGATCCGCCTCGAGAGCGGTGATCGGGTGCCCGCGGACGCACGGCTGCTGGAGGGCAACGACCTGGGGTTGCAGGAGTCGGCACTGACGGGCGAGGCCGACCTGGTCAGCAAGCGCCCCGAACCGCCCCTGGCAGCGGACACGCCGCTGGTGGAGCGCAGCAACTGCCTCTTCCTCGGCACCGCGGTGGGGCGGGGCCGGGCGCTGGCGGTGGTGACCGCCACCGGCATGACCACCGTGCTGGGAGGCATCGCCACGCTGGTCCACGCCGCCCGCCCGGAGCCGACGCCCCTTCAGAAACGGCTGGCGGACCTCTCCCGCCGGCTGGTGGCCTGGGCCCTTGGGCTCGTGGCGGCGGTGGTGCTGGGGGGCTGGCTGCTCGGCGGCTCCCCCCTGGCGCTGCTGGAGCTGGCCCTCTCCACCGCCGTCGCGATTGTGCCGGAGGGGCTGCCGGCGGTGATCACGGTGAGCCTGGCCATCGGCACCCAGCGGATGGTGCGTCGCGCCGCCCTGATCCGCCACCTGCCGGCGGTGGAGGCGCTGGGCTCCATCACCGTCATCTGCACCGACAAGACCGGCACCCTGACCCAGAACCGGCAGGTGGTGACCGAGCTCCGCTGCGGCACCCTGGCCCTGCACCCCGGCGAGGACGGCGAGGACCACGGGTGGGCCGACGGCAGCCACCATGGCTTCCGGGCCACCGAGCTGGCGCCGCCGCCCGGGGCCATGACCGGGCTCAGCTCCGGCAACCTCGACCTGCTGCTGCAGGCCGGCGTTCTCTGCAACGACGCCGAGCCACGGCAGCAGGGGGGATTGGGCGATCCCACCGAGGTGGCGCTGCTGGAGATCGCCGCCCGGGCGGGCCTGGAGGCCACCAGCCTGCGGGCGCGGCACGGCCGTGCCGCCGAGAGTCCCTTCCGTTCGGAACAGCGGATGATGGCGGTGTGGCTGGGCGACCCTGACGGCCGCCTCAGGGCACCCCTGGGGCCCCCAGCCTCGGGCCCGAGGGCCGCAGAGGGCACGCTGCTCCTGATCGCCAAGGGAGCCCCCGAAGTGATCCTGCCCTGCTGTGATCGCTGGCTGGATGGCGCCGGGGTGCGGCCTCTCAGCGAGGCCCAGCGGGACTGGTGGCTGGCCCAGGCCCGGGGGCTGGCCGCCTCGGGGCTGCGCCTGCTGGCCTTCGCCGCCGCCCCCCGGCATCAGGGCGCGGAGGCCGGACTGGAGGGCCTGGTGCTGCTCGGCCTGATGGCCCAGCGCGATCCGCCCCGGCCGGAGGTGCCCGCTGCCGTGGCCCGCTGCCGTGGGGCCGGCATCCGGCCGGTGATGGTCACCGGCGACCACCCCCTCACGGCCCGCTCGATCGGCGAGGCCATCGGCCTGGCGGAACCGGGCAGCCCGGTCGTTCAGGGTCCGGAGCTGGAGGGCCTCGACGCGGCGGCGCTCGAAGCGCTGGTGCGCCGGACCAGCCTCTTCGCCCGGGTGGTGCCGGAGCAGAAGCTCCGCATCGTGCAGGCGCTCCAGGCCACCGGCGCCGTGGTGGCCATGACCGGGGACGGGGTCAATGACGCTCCGGCCCTGCGCCAGGCCCACGTCGGGGTGGCCATGGGCATCAGCGGCTCGGACGTGAGCCGGGAGGCGGCCGACATGGTGCTGCTCGACGACAACTTCGCCTCGATCGTCAATGCCGTGGAGGAGGGCCGGCAGGTGTACGCGAACATCCGCCGCTTCGTGCGTTTCATCCTGGGCTGCAACCTGGGGGAACTGATCACCATCGGCTCGGCGCCACTGCTGGGGCTGGCCCTCACCCCCCTGCAGATCCTCTGGATCAACCTGGTGACCGACGGACTGCCGGCGCTGGCCCTCGCCATGGGCCCACCGGCGGAGGATCTGATGGGCCAGCCGCCGATCGAACCCGGCGAATCGATCTTCGCCCGGGGTCTGGGCAGCGCCATCCTGCGCATCGGGGTGGTGTTCGGTGCCCTGGTGGTGGCGCTGATGGTGGTGGCCGCCCGGCTGGGACGGCCCTGGCAGACCATGGCCTTCACCACCCTCTGCCTGGCCCAGCTGGGCCATGCCCTCTCCGCCGGCACCGACCGCCCCCTGTGGCGCACCCCGCTCCTGGCCAATCCCTGGCTGCTGGGGGCGGTGCTGGTCAGCGCCGCCCTGCAGCTGATGCTCCTCTACGTGGCGCCGCTGGCCCGTTTCTTCGGCGTCACCCCGCTGACGGCCATCGAGCTGGCAGCCTGCGGGGGCGTCAGCCTGGTGTTCATCGTCTACCTGGAGCTGGAGAAGCTGTGGAGCCGTCAGCGGCCTGCGCCATGCTGGACGCCCCACCGTCCCCGCCAGCATGAGCCTTGA
- a CDS encoding DOMON-like domain-containing protein: MPAPLRHGFELRPFGGVCPSPDLRLEGEVSREGAQLRLRYRLGGAIGTVQVPPPVASPERRDGLWTRTCFECFWGIAGERPYWELNLSPAGHWNLYRLEDYRQGLRPEPGYDRPLHRVSQEDGVLSMKLDLPLPAPIPPEAPLEVAIAAVIEDRHGQLSYWALAHPGVEPDFHRRDAFLLRL; the protein is encoded by the coding sequence ATGCCGGCTCCCCTCCGACATGGTTTCGAGCTCCGCCCCTTCGGCGGCGTGTGCCCCTCCCCGGACCTGCGGCTGGAGGGAGAGGTCAGCCGGGAGGGCGCCCAGCTGCGGCTCCGCTATCGGCTGGGTGGCGCGATCGGCACGGTGCAGGTGCCGCCACCGGTGGCCTCGCCCGAGAGACGGGACGGGCTGTGGACGAGGACCTGCTTCGAGTGCTTCTGGGGCATCGCGGGGGAGCGGCCCTACTGGGAACTGAATCTGTCCCCCGCCGGCCACTGGAACCTGTACCGGCTGGAGGACTACCGGCAGGGGCTGCGGCCGGAGCCCGGCTACGACCGGCCCCTCCACCGGGTCAGCCAGGAGGATGGCGTCCTGTCGATGAAGCTGGATCTGCCGCTGCCGGCCCCGATCCCCCCTGAGGCTCCCCTGGAGGTGGCGATCGCCGCCGTGATCGAGGACCGCCACGGCCAGCTGAGCTACTGGGCCCTGGCCCACCCGGGGGTCGAGCCCGATTTCCACCGCCGGGACGCCTTCCTGCTGCGGCTCTGA
- a CDS encoding bifunctional nicotinamide-nucleotide adenylyltransferase/Nudix hydroxylase encodes MHHDVAILIGRFQPFHEGHFGLVEAALERADRLILLLGSHRCAPDTRNPWSSEEREAMIRAALPAAWQRRLEVIPIRDHLYSDNLWLAEVQQKVLTVTAEDERVLLIGHRKDRSTYYLDLFPQWDFQAVPLRSEVHATTIRHAYFSDADASEWAGCVPEAVRAFLTDYRETGRYRWLRQEADYIAGYRQLWSVAPYPPTFVTTDAVVVQSGHVLVVRRRVRPGQGLIALPGGYLNQQEPVVEGMLRELREETGLKVPRPVLEGSIADRHVFDAPGRSLRGRVITHAFLIQLKGGALPAVRGGDDAEKAFWMPLADIYAHEDSFFEDHVQIIQHFISRL; translated from the coding sequence ATGCATCACGACGTCGCCATCCTCATCGGACGGTTCCAGCCCTTCCATGAGGGGCATTTCGGATTGGTCGAAGCGGCCCTGGAAAGGGCTGATCGCCTGATCCTCCTGCTGGGCAGCCACCGCTGCGCCCCCGACACCCGCAACCCCTGGAGCAGCGAGGAACGGGAGGCCATGATCCGGGCCGCCCTTCCAGCAGCGTGGCAGCGGCGGCTGGAGGTGATCCCGATCCGTGACCACCTCTACTCCGACAATCTCTGGCTCGCGGAGGTGCAGCAGAAAGTGCTCACCGTCACGGCCGAGGACGAACGGGTGCTGCTCATCGGTCACCGGAAGGACCGCAGCACTTACTACCTCGATCTGTTTCCTCAGTGGGACTTCCAGGCTGTGCCCCTGAGGAGCGAGGTCCACGCCACAACCATTCGCCACGCCTACTTCTCCGACGCCGATGCATCGGAGTGGGCCGGCTGCGTCCCGGAGGCGGTGCGGGCCTTCCTCACGGACTACCGGGAAACGGGCCGCTACCGCTGGCTGCGCCAGGAAGCCGACTACATCGCCGGCTACCGCCAGCTGTGGTCGGTGGCGCCCTACCCGCCCACCTTCGTCACCACCGACGCGGTGGTGGTCCAGTCGGGCCACGTGCTGGTGGTGCGCCGCCGGGTGCGGCCCGGCCAGGGGCTGATCGCCCTGCCGGGGGGCTACCTCAATCAGCAGGAGCCAGTGGTCGAGGGAATGCTCCGGGAGCTCCGTGAGGAGACGGGACTGAAGGTGCCCCGGCCGGTGCTGGAGGGATCGATCGCCGATCGCCACGTCTTCGATGCTCCTGGACGCTCCCTGCGCGGCCGGGTGATCACCCACGCCTTCCTGATTCAGCTCAAGGGCGGAGCTCTGCCAGCCGTGCGCGGGGGCGATGACGCCGAGAAGGCCTTCTGGATGCCCCTGGCCGACATCTACGCCCACGAAGACAGCTTCTTCGAGGACCACGTCCAGATCATCCAGCACTTCATCTCGCGACTCTGA